A stretch of the Candidatus Eisenbacteria bacterium genome encodes the following:
- a CDS encoding FecR family protein codes for MTNKPGLSMGFLRIGVLPLVSLLIICIQLSPHESSAGEPKAIALVMKATGNVKLKRANPGEWFVPKKGEILDGGDLLRTGEDGFAAVLFQDDKSLVKISSNTELVVNGERQGKAVSKRLWVGAGDLWAKVTKTEGTRFEVETPTSVASVKGSEFYEEVAENGFSSLICIEGEMEFSNDYGSVTVKPGMIATSTGNEAPGLRPVVQGETPGFGAEEGAVTEEEIRIEYKDSQGNIKELIIKRKVNR; via the coding sequence ATGACAAATAAGCCGGGTCTGTCGATGGGCTTCTTGAGGATTGGAGTTCTTCCCCTGGTATCTCTCCTCATTATCTGTATCCAGCTCTCTCCTCATGAGTCGTCGGCTGGTGAGCCCAAAGCCATTGCGCTCGTCATGAAAGCGACCGGGAATGTGAAGCTGAAACGGGCAAACCCGGGAGAATGGTTTGTTCCCAAGAAGGGTGAGATTCTTGATGGAGGAGATCTCCTCAGAACAGGCGAAGATGGTTTCGCTGCAGTCCTGTTTCAGGACGATAAGAGTCTGGTGAAGATAAGCTCAAATACCGAGCTCGTTGTGAACGGAGAAAGACAGGGAAAGGCTGTTTCTAAAAGACTGTGGGTGGGAGCTGGAGATTTGTGGGCCAAAGTGACGAAGACGGAAGGCACGCGGTTTGAGGTTGAGACCCCGACTTCAGTCGCATCCGTCAAGGGATCAGAGTTCTATGAGGAGGTGGCGGAGAACGGGTTCTCGAGCCTAATTTGCATAGAAGGCGAAATGGAATTCTCAAACGATTATGGATCCGTCACTGTTAAACCGGGAATGATAGCGACTTCGACAGGGAATGAGGCCCCCGGATTGAGGCCGGTTGTCCAGGGAGAGACACCCGGGTTCGGGGCAGAAGAGGGCGCAGTGACTGAAGAGGAAATCAGGATCGAATACAAGGACAGTCAGGGCAACATAAAAGAGCTGATTATTAAGAGAAAAGTGAACCGCTAG
- a CDS encoding CHASE2 domain-containing protein, with amino-acid sequence MKKKTAEKRVRFLSVTNLLICVASTFLALFLSHIDFFDNLELFFLNKRFEIRGAEDAGNEIIIIAVDDTSIEDLPYSYPWPRSLYGRAVTNLKAAGAKLVVFDVEFTEASSEAEDLLFAKALREAGNVILAGRSIDIRGKVKGVGLLPPIEPLRQSAKSWGLVDSYTDSDGFLRRYAFSRTITGKIYHSLGVEALRQLYGIPDSLTANTHSKLRIGRTTIPAYGDNFFLINYAGPPHSFKYQSLSSVLDDSTFTLTGDGDMDSFEVLKEAGVFRDKIVLIGVSLLEAHDLVLTPFYKGRGGSKSYMPGVEMHANALRTVLDGKFIRAPGGGKGLAYVPLYLAISLLTIFLTRRTKKPTLGLLVLVVLSMGVGVSAIVLFSKKLIWVNVMAPEITIFAANCSTIIEMFVEEQKDKRFIKSAFQHYLPKTVMTELFKNPELLALGGEEREISILFTDIAGFTTISESLGPSELSARLNEYLSRMTDVIFEFDGTLDKYQGDAIMAEFGAPIPTDKHPLNACRCALKMKSALREMCREWENAGKIPFRNRTGINSGRAVVGNMGSSVLFDYTAIGDSVNLASRLEGANKEYGTDLLISEMTYLRVKDEVDVRELDEVRVKGKKLPIKIYELLGMKGEPLEDGFRAALELYEKGLALYHLRKWSEAVSFFEQVLKIRPADGPSKTYLARCLSFAKNPPPDNWDGIFEFEVK; translated from the coding sequence GTGAAGAAGAAGACTGCTGAGAAAAGAGTAAGATTTCTCAGTGTAACAAACCTTCTCATCTGCGTTGCGAGCACCTTCCTGGCGCTTTTCCTGAGCCACATTGATTTTTTTGACAACCTGGAACTCTTTTTCCTGAACAAGAGATTCGAGATAAGAGGTGCCGAAGATGCGGGAAATGAAATCATCATTATTGCAGTCGATGATACTTCGATTGAAGACCTGCCCTATTCATATCCCTGGCCGAGGAGCCTCTACGGGAGGGCAGTCACGAATCTTAAGGCGGCCGGCGCGAAGCTTGTGGTTTTCGACGTGGAATTCACCGAGGCCTCAAGCGAAGCAGAAGATCTTCTGTTTGCCAAGGCGCTGAGAGAGGCGGGGAATGTGATTCTCGCCGGGAGGAGCATCGACATAAGGGGCAAGGTGAAAGGGGTTGGGCTTCTGCCGCCGATCGAGCCTCTGCGACAAAGCGCGAAATCCTGGGGTCTTGTTGACAGCTACACGGATAGCGACGGATTCCTGAGGAGGTACGCCTTCTCAAGAACCATAACCGGAAAAATCTATCACTCGCTTGGTGTCGAAGCTCTGAGACAACTGTATGGTATTCCGGATTCACTGACGGCAAACACTCATTCGAAACTCAGGATTGGCAGGACGACAATACCTGCTTATGGAGACAACTTCTTTCTGATCAACTACGCCGGGCCTCCTCACTCCTTCAAGTACCAATCGCTGTCATCTGTTCTTGATGACTCGACCTTCACGTTGACGGGTGACGGGGACATGGACAGCTTTGAAGTGCTGAAAGAAGCGGGTGTTTTTCGGGACAAGATAGTTCTGATTGGCGTCAGCCTCCTGGAAGCTCATGATCTTGTTCTTACTCCGTTCTACAAGGGACGGGGAGGATCGAAGAGCTACATGCCCGGAGTAGAAATGCACGCCAACGCTCTGAGGACTGTCCTGGACGGCAAGTTCATCAGGGCCCCGGGCGGAGGCAAGGGGCTGGCTTACGTGCCCCTCTATCTGGCAATTTCTCTGCTGACAATATTCCTGACGCGCAGAACGAAAAAGCCGACTCTCGGGCTTCTGGTCCTTGTTGTCCTCTCCATGGGCGTCGGCGTGAGTGCGATTGTCTTGTTCTCCAAGAAGCTGATATGGGTGAATGTAATGGCTCCGGAGATTACGATATTCGCCGCGAATTGCTCGACAATCATCGAGATGTTTGTCGAAGAGCAGAAGGACAAGAGATTCATCAAGTCGGCATTCCAACATTATCTTCCAAAGACGGTGATGACCGAACTTTTCAAGAACCCTGAGCTTCTTGCCTTGGGAGGGGAGGAAAGGGAGATAAGCATCCTTTTTACGGATATTGCGGGCTTCACCACGATTTCTGAATCCTTGGGGCCCTCCGAGCTGAGCGCGAGGCTGAACGAATATCTCTCAAGAATGACGGATGTCATCTTCGAGTTTGACGGCACTCTCGACAAGTACCAGGGTGACGCAATCATGGCTGAATTCGGTGCTCCTATCCCGACTGACAAACACCCGCTCAATGCCTGCCGGTGTGCCTTGAAGATGAAGTCTGCCTTGAGAGAAATGTGCAGGGAGTGGGAGAATGCCGGGAAGATTCCGTTCCGGAACCGTACCGGCATCAATTCCGGAAGGGCAGTTGTCGGGAATATGGGTTCGAGTGTCCTTTTCGACTATACTGCGATAGGCGACTCAGTGAACCTGGCTTCACGCCTCGAGGGAGCAAACAAGGAATATGGAACAGACCTGCTGATCAGTGAGATGACATACTTGCGGGTGAAGGACGAAGTAGATGTGAGAGAGCTGGATGAAGTGAGGGTGAAGGGGAAAAAGCTGCCGATCAAGATTTACGAGCTTCTCGGAATGAAGGGAGAGCCTCTCGAAGACGGTTTTCGGGCTGCACTTGAGTTGTATGAGAAGGGGCTTGCGCTTTACCACCTTCGCAAGTGGAGCGAGGCAGTGTCCTTCTTCGAACAAGTGCTCAAGATTAGGCCGGCTGATGGTCCCTCGAAGACGTATCTCGCAAGATGCCTTTCGTTTGCCAAGAATCCGCCGCCCGACAACTGGGACGGAATCTTCGAGTTTGAGGTGAAGTAA
- a CDS encoding type II secretion system F family protein has product MPEFRYKAISLAGKPVQGIILAKGKGEARSSVAKLCQERKLRLVEVSKKSSFIYRITKKGEPTKKGEEEAFHKKEVEVLLKRQFPPERGFKISVQKKLLDFSFKPPNRDIVLFVRICSDLLREKLPYDEILNLVLNDTTNKTLRRTISQISTDLKDGKDGQEVFKKHEQTLGRFPAYMLGIASNSGNMAEVYDSTAKFLERDQEFRKNLRGALITPIVTLLLLFGAVVYYVGYIFPKTAEVFLKLKIKLPPMTTASLAASDFLRSHMLLVFAVLIVPPVATVILTKTKKGKLLFDKYIIKLPVLGSLIHKTSIEIFARVFNSLYTGSGENIAVIRTAAEACRNKYMEERIKTVAIPLMLKEGKGLVEALEATRVFTVNAISRFRSGSESGALKSSSEQLANYYEKETGYKMKSTVELINLVIAFVIMIVTLALTLVSSETAFIKPDLGSM; this is encoded by the coding sequence ATGCCTGAGTTCCGGTACAAAGCCATTTCACTCGCAGGAAAACCAGTACAAGGAATTATCCTTGCTAAAGGAAAGGGCGAGGCCAGGTCGTCAGTTGCCAAGCTCTGCCAGGAGAGAAAGCTCCGCCTGGTCGAAGTAAGCAAGAAATCCTCGTTCATCTACAGAATTACGAAAAAGGGGGAACCGACCAAGAAAGGTGAGGAAGAAGCCTTTCACAAGAAAGAAGTTGAAGTCCTCCTGAAGAGGCAGTTCCCGCCGGAGAGGGGCTTCAAGATATCGGTCCAGAAGAAGCTCCTTGACTTCAGTTTCAAACCCCCCAACAGGGATATTGTCCTCTTCGTAAGAATATGTTCAGACCTCCTGCGGGAGAAACTTCCCTACGACGAGATTCTCAACCTCGTCCTGAACGACACTACGAACAAGACACTGCGCCGCACTATTTCGCAAATCAGCACCGATCTGAAGGACGGCAAGGATGGACAGGAGGTCTTCAAGAAACATGAGCAGACATTGGGAAGATTCCCCGCATACATGCTGGGGATTGCCTCCAACAGCGGAAACATGGCTGAGGTATATGACAGTACCGCCAAGTTCCTTGAGAGAGACCAGGAGTTCAGAAAAAATCTGAGAGGCGCCCTGATCACTCCAATCGTCACCCTCCTTCTCCTTTTCGGAGCAGTCGTTTACTATGTCGGATACATCTTCCCGAAGACCGCCGAGGTTTTTCTGAAGCTCAAGATAAAGCTTCCGCCGATGACGACCGCCTCGCTTGCCGCAAGTGATTTTCTCAGATCTCACATGCTGCTCGTGTTTGCAGTTCTAATCGTCCCTCCCGTAGCGACAGTGATACTCACAAAGACAAAAAAAGGAAAGCTGCTCTTTGACAAGTACATAATAAAGCTTCCAGTCCTCGGATCTCTTATTCACAAAACCAGCATCGAGATATTTGCAAGGGTTTTCAACTCGCTCTACACGGGTTCAGGCGAGAACATTGCGGTCATCCGCACGGCGGCAGAGGCCTGCAGGAACAAATACATGGAAGAGAGAATAAAAACGGTTGCGATTCCGCTTATGCTCAAGGAAGGCAAGGGGCTCGTGGAGGCGCTTGAAGCGACCAGAGTATTCACCGTGAATGCCATCTCCCGCTTCAGGTCGGGCTCGGAATCGGGCGCGCTCAAATCCTCGTCCGAGCAGCTTGCCAACTACTATGAAAAGGAAACTGGCTACAAGATGAAGAGCACCGTCGAACTGATAAATCTGGTCATTGCGTTTGTAATAATGATCGTAACGCTTGCGCTCACGCTCGTTTCATCAGAGACTGCCTTCATAAAGCCCGACTTGGGCTCAATGTAA